A genomic stretch from Pochonia chlamydosporia 170 chromosome 4, whole genome shotgun sequence includes:
- a CDS encoding GMC oxidoreductase (similar to Neosartorya fischeri NRRL 181 XP_001265740.1), with amino-acid sequence MYCLVLGLAVLAATAPPACATDSYDYVIVGAGTAGNVLANRLSQNPKLSVAVIDPGADQRGNPNITNPIAWINNLGSSTDWAYQTIPQANASGRVIGFDAGKGIGGTSLINGEAGMTYIRGDKAQFDAWEQFGNTGWNWDTMLKYYKKVEKIFPPSPAETKVGASIEPQYHGTKGELHVAFSPALEKGSLYDILKRTWAVLKQGVNKDLNSGSTKGFSVWPQTLDPKENKRWDSATAFYWSIQSRQNLKHINGTVSKLLWKDGQTGSGVEATGVEYIGPDGKKKTGKAKKEVIISAGALRTPLVLEQSGVGNPRLLKQKGVELVVDLPGVGENMIDQALSTLFYTTNATITGYTPYGTFVTAKDIYGSNVGKVAKETKAKLGEWAQQLSRASQGGMKVSALERIFEIQHDVIFNKHATLAEILSVAQGDKIGNSYWHLIPFGRGSVHMSSVEDINKPIIDPKYFFIDFDMTTQVESGRIGVKFWSTSPVKEIIVGQFAPNATVLPPGATDEQWKKYLSDSSNSNSHAIGTAAMMSRELGGVVDSKLKVYGTKNVRVVDASILPMQFSGHLTATIYAVADRASEIILGHAN; translated from the exons ATGTACTGTTTGGTATTGGGGTTAGCTGTGCTGGCAGCGACTGCACCGCCTGCCTGTGCAACAGACTCCTACGACTATGTAATTGTCGGTGCAGGCACAGCTGGGAATGTTTTGGCAAACCGACTGTCTCAAAACCCCAAACTCTCAGTTGCAGTCATCGATCCCGGTGCTGATCAACGAGGCAACCCGAACATTACAAACCCGATAGCCTGGATAAACAACTTGGGGAGCTCAACCGATTGGGCGTACCAAACAATTCCCCAAGCTAACGCAAGCGGTCGTGTAATTGGATTTGATGCGGGAAAAGGTATTGGGGGCACAAGTTTGATCAATG GAGAGGCAGGCATGACCTATATTCGTGGAGATAAGGCgcaatttgatgcctggGAGCAGTTTGGAAATACCGGTTGGAACTGGGACACAATGCTAAAGTATTATAAAAAGGTCGAAAAGATCTTCCCACCTAGCCCGGCGGAGACCAAGGTTGGAGCGTCCATTGAGCCCCAGTATCATGGGACGAAGGGTGAACTTCATGTGGCTTTCAGCCCTGCCCTTGAAAAAGGCTCGCTATACGATATTCTGAAAAGAACGTGGGCCGTGCTGAAGCAAGGCGTAAACAAAGATCTCAACAGCGGGAGTACCAAAGGCTTCAGTGTTTGGCCGCAAACTCTAGACCCCAAGGAAAATAAACGCTGGGACTCTGCTACTGCATTCTACTGGTCTATACAAAGTCGGCAAAATCTCAAGCATATCAATGGTACTGTGTCCAAGTTGCTATGGAAAGACGGCCAGACGGGTTCCGGTGTTGAAGCCACAGGTGTGGaatacattggaccagatggcaagaagaagaccgGCAAGGCCAAAAAGGAAGTCATCATCTCGGCGGGAGCCTTACGAACACCACTCGTTTTagagcagtctggtgtcgGCAACCCTCGTCTACTCAAGCAGAAAGGTGTCGAGCTAGTGGTCGATTTACCAGGAGTAGGAGAAAACATGATTGACCAGGCACTGAGTACGCTGTTCTATACTACCAATGCCACAATCACAGGCTACACTCCATACGGTACCTTTGTAACCGCAAAAGATATTTACGGCAGCAATGTCGGCAAAGTTGCAAAAGAGACCAAGGCTAAACTTGGTGAATGGGCCCAGCAGCTATCACGGGCCAGTCAAGGTGGGATGAAGGTTTCCGCCCTCGAGCGTATATTCGAGATTCAGCACGACGTCATTTTCAACAAGCATGCCACCCTCGCTGAGATTCTCTCGGTAGCCCAGGGAGACAAAATTGGCAACTCATACTGGCATCTGATACCCTTTGGTCGCGGCAGCGTTCACATGAGCTCAGTCGAAGACATTAACAAACCAATCATAGACCCCAAGTACTTTTTTATCGACTTCGACATGACTACCCAGGTCGAGTCAGGCAGAATAGGTGTCAAGTTTTGGTCAACATCCCCGGTAAAGGAAATCATCGTGGGCCAATTCGCACCCAACGCAACCGTATTGCCACCAGGTGCTACGGACGAGCAGTGGAAGAAGTATCTCTCTGACTCCAGTAACTCCAACTCGCACGCAATCGGAACAGCTGCCATGATGTCCAGGGAGCTAGGTGGTGTAGTGGACTCCAAGCTCAAGGTATACGGGACGAAGAACGTGAGGGTCGTAGATGCGTCTATCTTGCCAATGCAATTTAGTGGACATTTGACGGCGACTATCTACGCTGTTGCGGATCGGGCATCCGAAATTATTCTCGGGCACGCCAACTGA
- a CDS encoding fungal specific transcription factor (similar to Metarhizium robertsii ARSEF 23 XP_007821044.1), with amino-acid sequence MDQGLRASIWAPISSSRRTYDLDRHDTRSRSLPPPISAIAGPSVTSASTPGPRTTSTTTSTTTATTNPASKAGSLARLQSFRRFEHTCHRLRWKFIDLESSYNRALAPTQWGFTPADAERNFKVDFHEFYAWIEQAVVFLLLVFGVVVHKGGSRDEARAAGTGWSSHAYHHNVLKALDEEGNPLHDMLGSGDVNQALWKAKELRNRWKDAAEGRETPPLKMYDLRWIVTQILGGLEEAYMVAGREVDGDLGGGEDEGMVVEDGWEWMVESMDWEA; translated from the coding sequence ATGGACCAAGGCCTCAGAGCCTCCATATGGGCACCAATCTCCTCATCACGCCGAACATACGATCTAGACAGACACGACACACGCTCCAGATCACTACCACCACCCATCTCTGCAATTGCCGGACCCTCAGTCACATCCGCATCTACACCTGGCCCACGAaccacctcaaccaccacttCAACCACTACCGCAACCACAAACCCAGCATCAAAAGCAGGATCCCTCGCCCGTCTCCAGTCCTTCCGCCGCTTCGAACATACATGCCACCGCCTCCGCTGGAAATTCATTGACCTCGAAAGCTCATACAACCGCGCCCTGGCACCCACCCAATGGGGCTTCACTCCTGCCGACGCAGAGCGCAACTTCAAGGTTGATTTTCACGAATTCTACGCATGGATTGAACAGGCTGTTGTTTTCCTGCTTCTCGTTTTCGGGGTCGTCGTGCACAAAGGCGGGTCAAGAGATGAAGCGCGAGCAGCCGGCACGGGATGGTCATCTCACGCCTATCATCATAATGTGTTGAAGGcgctggatgaggaggggaaTCCGCTACATGATATGCTGGGAAGTGGAGATGTGAACCAAGCGCTTTGGAAGGCGAAGGAGTTAAGGAATAGGTGGAAGGATGCGGCGGAGGGGAGGGAGACGCCGCCTTTGAAGATGTATGATTTGCGGTGGATTGTTACGCAGATATTGGGGGGTTTGGAGGAGGCGTATATGGTGGCTGGGAgggaggttgatggtgatttggggggaggagaggatgaagggatggtggtggaggatggGTGGGAGTGGATGGTGGAAAGTATGGATTGGGAGGCTTGA
- a CDS encoding NAD dependent epimerase/dehydratase (similar to Talaromyces marneffei ATCC 18224 XP_002148607.1), whose translation MLPPDSPLVLVTGGSGFVASHLIVHLLKQGYTVRTTIRSHSKEAEVRQAITHAGVNAKDRLTFIIADLTKDEGWSNAMKGCSFVHHVASPFPSAAPKDENDLIRPAKEGTLRVLRFARDAGVQRVVFTSSFAAIGYGHVQKRSFTEEDWSVLDGEVAVPAYHKSKILAEKAAWGFVNTEGGSLELSVINPTGIFGPVLSKDYSSSIEIIKNMMVGNVPACPRISFGVVDVRDLADLHIRAMVDEAAKGQRFIATCDDGPASMIGIANMVRKHCSEFASKLPSREIPNFVFHVVALFRSGYRGMLPELGVVKRIHNEKAKTTLGWVPRSIEECICDTADSLVAHGVV comes from the coding sequence ATGCTACCTCCAGACTCTCCCTTGGTTCTCGTCACAGGAGGATCTGGCTTCGTTGCCTCTCATCTTATCGTCCATCTCCTAAAACAAGGATACACAGTCCGCACAACCATTCGGTCACACTcaaaagaagcagaagtcaGACAAGCAATTACGCACGCCGGTGTAAACGCCAAAGATAGACTCACGTTTATCATTGCCGACTTGACAAAAGATGAGGGCTGGTCAAACGCAATGAAAGGATGCAGCTTCGTGCACCACGTCGCATCGCCTTTTCCATCCGCAGCTCCCAAAGACGAAAACGACTTGATTCGACCGGCAAAAGAAGGGACACTCCGTGTATTGAGATTTGCTCGTGATGCTGGCGTCCAACGAGTCGTCTTTACGTCGTCCTTTGCTGCGATTGGATATGGCCATGTACAGAAGAGGTCGTTCACTGAAGAAGACTGGTCTGTGTTAGATGGAGAGGTTGCTGTGCCTGCATACCACAAGAGTAAGATATTGGCGGAGAAGGCTGCTTGGGGCTTTGTCAATACGGAGGGCGGGTCGCTTGAATTGTCGGTCATTAATCCCACGGGTATATTTGGCCCTGTTCTGAGCAAGGATTACTCGTCGTCCATTGAAATTATCAAGAATATGATGGTTGGAAATGTCCCTGCGTGTCCACGGATTTCGTTTGGGGTGGTGGATGTTCGAGATCTCGCTGATTTGCATATTCGAGCAATGGTTGATGAAGCAGCGAAGGGGCAGCGATTCATCGCTACTTGTGATGACGGACCGGCTTCGATGATTGGGATTGCGAATATGGTTCGGAAACATTGCTCTGAGTTTGCGTCGAAGCTACCGAGTAGGGAGATCCCTAATTTTGTTTTCCATGTGGTGGCTCTCTTTCGGTCGGGATATCGTGGCATGCTTCCGGAGCTGGGGGTTGTGAAGCGCATACATAATgagaaggcgaagacgacTTTGGGGTGGGTTCCGAGGTCGATTGAGGAATGTATTTGTGATACGGCTGATAGCTTGGTTGCACATGGAGTTGTGTAG
- a CDS encoding kinesin motor domain-containing protein (similar to Neosartorya fischeri NRRL 181 XP_001260884.1) gives METSDIQLQPLRASKMSRLPGPAVHAGLSELSESQHNTRVQTSIPVPPGFKSNLKREIPQPAQQSDAKRKPLSDRAVEYPASASASAAGKLALKGQTLPQLKRPSRQTTNTTASSLNSFAKSFGPGRHQPDRSHHASSRSSHARSKSQVARPRTAHGHRPEDDFDEPTSSNAWDVDGRVDSMESQFKELKNMVNTTLVERKGHEDALEIAKTRVSELEDYRQRLEERNDILKADLDTAKDEVRHAQYELEKLQWQQTRDMDDMNRRHRETVDDLSRQHRTAIEDLSKELDQLKDEETKEHQARIDGLNRHYQQELEEERQKKERAIQDLRSRMGNEQQDLNLELQRKDREIRDARLECDNLRDDLERERSLKGSLQTNITELSAANTTLEAKINSLRSHVEFLESDSKAQSDSFASMEARLQEALAAAEEARQKLIKEETERRVLFNKYQELKGNIRVMCRVRPSITDDGSEEAGISFPDEKTSAEIVLAGPEEKSSLGVVSRKNYPFEFDRVFAPAVQNDEIFGEISQLVQSALDGYNVCIFCYGQTGSGKTYTMSSEDGMIPRATHMIYDTMTKLREKSWEYTMEGSFVEVYNEELNDLLTPNDRSGEGRSKRLEIRHDESRKQTTIVNCKTVQLNSASSVERILEEAQKNRSVAATKANERSSRSHSVFILKLVGENMATGERCEGTLNLVDLAGSERLKHSQAEGDRMRETQNINKSLSCLGDVIEALGRGSGHIPYRNSKLTHLLQYSLGGNSKTLMFVMVSPMETHLKETLTSLRFATKVHNTHIGTAKATKKIRGSE, from the exons ATGGAAACCTCAGACATCCAG TTGCAGCCTTTACGAGCATCCAAGATGAGCCGTCTGCCTGGCCCAGCAGTTCACGCAGGACTGAGCGAACTGAGCGAGTCGCAACACAATACCCGCGTGCAGACGTCGATTCCAGTCCCGCCAGGGTTCAAATCCAACCTGAAGAGAGAGATTCCCCAGCCTG CACAACAATCGGATGCGAAGCGCAAACCATTGTCCGACCGAGCAGTCGAGTATCCAGCGTCTGCTTCTGCCTCAGCTGCTGGCAAGCTTGCTCTTAAGGGACAAACTTTACCACAG CTAAAACGACCAAGTCGACAAACAACGAATACTACCGCCTCATCCCTAAACAGCTTTGCAAAGAGCTTTGGTCCTGGTCGCCATCAACCCGATCGGTCACACCATGCGTCATCTAGATCCAGCCATGCCCGTTCGAAAAGCCAAGTTGCCAGACCGCGAACTGCACACGGTCATCGCCCAGAAGATGATTTCGATGAGCCAACGTCTAGTAATG CTTGGGATGTCGATGGCAGGGTGGACAGCATGGAGTCACAGTTCAAGGAGCTCAAGAACATGGTTAACACGACCCTGGTGGAGCGCAAAGGCCACGAGGACGCTCTTGAGATCGCCAAGACCAGAG TCTCGGAGCTCGAAGATTATCGTCAGAGGCTTGAGGAGCGGAATGACATCTTGAAAGCTGATTTGGATACAGCAAAAGACGAAGTCAGACACGCACAGTAtgagttggagaagcttcaatggcagcagaCCCGAGATATGGACGACATGAACAGGCGGCATCGCGAAACTGTTGATGATCTCTCAAGACAACATCGAACAGCCATTGAAGATTTAAGTAAAGAGTTAGATCAACTGAAAGACGAAGAAACAAAAGAGCACCAGGCAAGAATCGATGGCCTGAATCGACACTATCAGCaagagttggaagaagaacgCCAAAAGAAGGAGCGCGCGATCCAAGATCTGAGATCACGGATGGGTAACGAGCAACAAGACTTGAATCTCGAGCTGCAGCGGAAGGATCGGGAAATTCGAGACGCTCGGCTAGAGTGCGACAACCTTAGGGATGACCTCGAACGTGAACGGTCGCTCAAAGGAAGTCTTCAGACCAACATCACAGAGCTGTCAGCAGCAAATACGACGCTGGAAGCCAAAATCAACTCACTTCGCTCCCATGTGGAATTCCTCGAATCTGATAGCAAAGCTCAGTCAGACTCGTTCGCCAGCATGGAGGCGAGATTACAGGAAGCTCTCGCCGCAGCAGAGGAAGCCCGTCAGAAACTCATCAAGGAAGAAACCGAAAGGCGTGTGCTGTTCAACAAGTACCAAGAGCTCAAGGGCAATATTCGAGTCATGTGCAGAGTCCGACCTTCAATCACTGACGATGGCTCTGAGGAAGCCGGTATCTCATTTCCCGACGAGAAGACTTCGGCAGAAATTGTCTTGGCCGGGCCGGAGGAGAAGAGCAGCCTTGGTGTTGTATCAAGAAAAAACTATCCATTCGAGTTTGATAGAGTATTTGCTCCTGCCGTTCAAAACGACGAAATTTTTGGGGAAATATCCCAGCTTGTGCAAAGCGCTTTGGACGGGTACAACGTTTGCATCTTCTGTTATGGTCAGACTGGGTCCGGGAAGACGTACACTATGTCTTCTGAGGACGGTATGATCCCTAGAGCGACGCATATGATTTACGACACCATGACCAAACTCAGAGAAAAGTCTTGGGAATACACAATGGAGGGTTCGTTTGTGGAAGTTTATAATGAGGAGCTCAATGATCTTCTCACTCCAAACGATCGCTCCGGAGAAGGCAGGTCAAAGAGGCTAGAGATCCGCCACGATGAGTCCCGCAAGCAAACAACCATTGTCAACTGCAAAACAGTTCAACTCAACTCGGCATCCAGCGTAGAGAGAATCCTTGAGGAAGCCCAAAAGAACCGATCAGTTGCTGCCACGAAGGCAAACGAACGATCATCCCGGTCTCACAGCGTCTTTATCCTAAAACTTGTGGGTGAGAATATGGCGACGGGCGAGCGCTGTGAAGGCACCTTGAATCTCGTGGATCTGGCTGGATCTGAGCGACTGAAGCACTCACAGGCGGAGGGCGATAGGATGAGGGAGACTCAAAACATTAACAAAAGTTTGAGTTGTCTTGGTGATGTGATTGAGGCCCTCGGCAGGGGATCTGGTCACATTCCGTACCGAAACTCCAAACTCACGCATTTATTGCAGTACAGTCTAGGTGGTAACAGCAAGACACTAATGTTTGTAATGGTATCTCCTATGGAGACACATTTGAAGGAAACCCTGACAAGCTTGCGATTTGCCACAAAG GTGCATAATACCCATATCGGCACGGCAAAAGCAACCAAGAAGATAAGGGGATCTGAATAA
- a CDS encoding vacuolar protein sorting protein (similar to Metarhizium robertsii ARSEF 23 XP_007821042.2), producing the protein MEKFSQFRDRATGISPFLPVTTPLSAVSILTHTLLFIFRLPFFIAYAASYFMLFHHLPLPVVARKMALWGLMAIPGIWWVDLQLDGVKRGTLSDQPLQRFPHPGSIIAANFSSPIDAVYLAAIFDPIFTVSYPGERRVQRVSLFGAIMQALSPVRTTAPPDAKLVDIEDLLEAYPDRVIAVFPECGTSNGKAILPFSPSLVETPSDVAMFPVSIRYTPSDVTTPVPGLWLGFLWNLLSRPTTCIRVRIAESQMNTAAAKVNGAHTSNGSSELKYRKEGSPDASADEQRVLDRVGEALARLSRVKRVGLTMKDKAAFVNAYNTKKS; encoded by the exons ATGGAGAAGTTTAGTCAGTTTCGAGATCGAG CAACCGGCATCTCGCCATTCCTCCCGGTGACGACTCCTCTGTCTGCCGTCTCGATTCTGACGCACACCCTACTCTTTATATTCCGGCTTCCATTCTTCATCGCCTACGCCGCCAGCTACTTCATGCTGTTCCACCACTTGCCGTTGCCCGTCGTCGCACGCAAGATGGCACTATGGGGTCTGATGGCTATCCCAGGTATCTGGTGGGTGGACTTACAGCTCGACGGCGTCAAGCGTGGAACTCTGTCGGAccagcctcttcaacgcTTTCCTCACCCAGGCTCCATCATCGCCGCCAACTTCAGCAGTCCCATCGACGCCGTGTACCTGGCGGCCATCTTCGATCCCATCTTCACCGTATCGTATCCTGGCGAAAGACGAGTTCAGCGTGTTAGTTTGTTCGGCGCTATTATGCAGGCACTAAGTCCGGTCAGGACGACAGCTCCGCCGGATGCGAAATTGGTCGACATCGAAGACTTGTTGGAAGCCTATCCTGACCGTGTGATTGCTGTGTTCCCAGAATGCGGTACTAGCAACGGCAAAGCTATTCTGCCATTCAGTCCCTCGTTGGTGGAGACTCCTTCCGATGTGGCAATGTTCCCCGTGAGCATTCGATATACTCCCTCAGATGTTACGACTCCCGTACCTGGATTATGGCTCGGATTCTTGTGGAATCTCCTATCACGACCAACCACTTGCATTCGTGTCCGCATTGCAGAGAGTCAAATGAAcactgctgctgccaaggtcaatGGGGCTCATACGTCCAACGGCTCCAGTGAGCTGAAGTACAGAAAGGAGGGCTCGCCGGATGCTTCGGCCGATGAGCAAAGGGTCTTGGATCGTGTCGGAGAAGCGCTTGCCAGGCTAAGTAGAGTCAAGCGTGTCGGCCTTACGATGAAGGACAAAGCGGCGTTTGTTAATGCCTACAACACTAAGAAGTCATGA
- a CDS encoding dihydroxy-acid dehydratase (similar to Aspergillus terreus NIH2624 XP_001208445.1) → MLSALRQRPAGLSSLAKASFTPSKSHGRFLSTTSSLRADDKLNKISSAITQPKSQGASQAMLYATGLSEDDMNKAQVGISSVWYEGNPCNMHLMDLSKVVRESVAKAGLIPYRFNTIGVSDGISMGTTGMRYSLQSREIIADSIETVMNGQWYDANISLPGCDKNMPGVAIAFGRVNRPSIMVYGGTIKPGCGQSGEPLDIVSAFQAYGQYITGEITEEQRFDIIRHACPGSGACGGMYTANTMATALETMGLTLPGSSSSPAEDASKIAECESVGPAVRNILKEDIRPRDIMTRQAFENAMTVVSILGGSTNAVLHLIAIADSVGIKLTIDDFQNVSNRVPLLADLRPSGKYVMEDVHKIGGTPSLLKFLLKEGLLDGSGITVTGKTMKQNLENVPDFPADQKIIRPLSNPIKATGHIQILRGSLAPGGSVGKITGKEGLQFTGKAKVYDSENDMIASLERGEIKKGEKSVVIIRYDGPKGGPGMPEMLKPSSAIMGAGLGKDVALLTDGRYSGGSHGFIIGHIVPEAIVGGPIALVQNGDEIIIDAEKQVIDLNVPEAEMEARRKAWKAPAPRYTKGTLKKYAALVSDASEGCVTDGSVH, encoded by the exons ATGCTGTCTGCTTTGCGGCAACGGCCTGCTGGCCTGTCTTCGCTGGCGAAAGCTAGCTTCACTCCTTCAAAAAGCCATGG CCGGTTCCTATCTACGACATCGTCTCTCCGGGCAGACGACAAGCTGAATAAGATCTCATCGGCCATTACCCAACCCAAGTCACAAGGCGCCTCACAAGCCATGCTGTACGCCACGGGTCTTTCAGAAGACGATATGAATAAAGCTCAGGTCGGCATCTCGTCCGTCTGGTATGAAGGCAATCCTTGCAACATGCACCTCATGGATCTGTCAAAGGTTGTCCGGGAGTCGGTCGCGAAGGCTGGCCTTATTCCTTACCGATTCAACACTATTGGTGTCAGTGATGGTATTTCCATGGGCACTACTGGCATGCGATACTCCCTGCAGAGCCGGGAAATCATTGCCGATAGTATAGAGACGGTCATGAATGGTCAATGGTACGATGCCAATATCAGCTTGCCTGGTTGCGACAAGAACATGCCCGGTGTCGCCATTGCCTTTGGACGTGTGAACAGACCCAGCATCATGGTCTATGGTGGTACCATTAAGCCAGGTTGCGGCCAATCTGGCGAACCTCTTGATATCGTGTCTGCCTTCCAGGCGTATGGTCAATACATCACTGGCGAGATCACCGAAGAGCAGCGCTTCGATATTATCCGCCACGCCTGCCCTGGCAGTGGTGCTTGTGGCGGCATGTACACTGCCAATACCATGGCTACCGCTCTCGAGACAATGGGTCTCACTCTCCCAGGTAGTAGCAGCAGTCCTGCTGAAGATGCCAGCAAAATCGCAGAATGCGAGAGCGTTGGACCGGCCGTCAGAAACATTCTGAAGGAGGACATCCGACCTCGTGATATCATGACCCGACAGGCTTTTGAGAACGCCATGACTGTTGTTTCCAtccttggcggcagcacCAACGCGGTCCTCCATCTTATTGCTATCGCCGACTCTGTTGGCATTAAGTTGACCATCGATGACTTCCAGAATGTCTCTAACCGTGTCCCTCTGTTGGCGGATTTGAGACCATCTGGCAAATACGTCATGGAGGATGTTCACAAGATTGGCGGCACTCCCAGTCTGCTCAAGTTCCTCCTCAAGGAAGGTCTTCTTGATGGCTCCGGCATTACCGTGACTGGTAAGACCATGAAGCAGAATCTGGAGAATGTCCCCGACTTCCCAGCAGACCAGAAGATCATCCGACCCCTTAGCAATCCCATCAAAGCTACCGGCCACATTCAGATTCTTCGAGGATCGCTCGCCCCTGGCGGCAGTGTTGGCAAAATCACCGGAAAGGAGGGTCTCCAATTCACCGGCAAAGCCAAGGTCTACGACTCAGAAAACGACATGATTGCCAGTCTGGAGAGGGGAGAGATCAAGAAGGGCGAAAAGTCTGTCGTCATCATCCGATATGACGGTCCCAAGGGCGGTCCGGGAATGCCTGAAATGCTGAAGCCCTCTTCTGCTATCATGGGTGCCGGCCTTGGCAAGGACGTTGCGCTTTTGACTGACGGACGCTACTCTGGCGGTTCGCATGGCTTCATTATTGGCCACATTGTCCCTGAGGCTATTGTCGGTGGACCTATTGCCCTTGTTCAGAATGGAGACGAGATTATCATTGATGCTGAGAAGCAGGTCATTGACCTCAATGTCCCTGAGGCGGAGATGGAAGCTCGACGAAAGGCTTGGAAGGCTCCTGCTCCTAGGTATACTAAGGGTACCTTGAAGAAGTATGCGGCTTTGGTTAGCGATGCAAGTGAGGGCTGTGTCACGGATGGATCCGTCCACTAA
- a CDS encoding peptidase S14, ClpP (similar to Cordyceps militaris CM01 XP_006668929.1), whose product MDYIPMPYIEETSAAGRKTWDIFSKLLQERIVCLNGEINDYMSASIVAQLLWLESDTPEKPITMYINSPGGSVTSGMAIYDTMTYIKSPVSTVCVGGAASMAAILLAGGEAGKRFALPHSSIMIHQPLGGTRGQASDILIYANQIQRIREQSNKIMQYHLNKAKGGDKYTLEEINDMMERDKYLSVEEALELGVIDEILTKRTDKKVEGEETKKDA is encoded by the exons ATGGACTACATCCCTATGCCGTACATTGAAGAGACCTCA GCTGCGGGAAGGAAAACAT GGGACATCTTCTCGAAGCTCTTGCAG GAACGGATCGTTTGTCTCAACGGCGAAATTAACGATTACATGTCCGCATCAATTGTCGCGCAGCTCCTATGGCTCGAGTCCGATACGCCCGAGAAGCCCATTACGATGTATATAAACTCACCAGGAGGCTCGGTGACGTCAG GAATGGCCATCTACGATACCATGACATACATCAAATCGCCCGTGTCGACGGTCTGCGTCGGCGGCGCCGCGTCCATGGCAGCAATTCTACTGGCTGGCGGAGAGGCGGGCAAGCGATTCGCATTACCACACAGCTCAATCATGATTCACCAACCACTCGGAGGAACTCGCGGGCAAGCATCAGATATTTTGATCTACGCGAATCAAATACAACGCATTCGAGAGCAGTCTAACAAGATTATGCAATATCACTTGAATAAGGCCAAGGGCGGCGACAAGTACACGTTGGAGGAGATCAATGATATGATGGAGAGGGATAAATATCTTAGCGTTGAAGAGGCCCTGGAATTGGGAGTTATAGACGAGATCTTGACCAAGAGAACGGACAAGaaagttgaaggagaagaaacaaaaaaggaCGCCTAA